One Clostridiisalibacter paucivorans DSM 22131 DNA window includes the following coding sequences:
- a CDS encoding ParB N-terminal domain-containing protein, translated as MDKTKMKKVETFASIFGEDHSEVPSEKTDGTTSLKLNDLIPFRNHPFKLYEGDRFNDMVESIKNYGVIVPIVVRKKDDKYEILSGHNRVNAAKEAGLTEIPTVIKEGLTEEEATLIVTETNLMQRSFSELAYSERATVIATRHTAMKNQGVRNDLLDEIEKLSKAPDLSADSTFRPLGVYDILKVPQILIENSPRGNI; from the coding sequence ATGGATAAAACAAAAATGAAAAAAGTTGAAACCTTTGCCTCAATATTTGGTGAAGATCATAGTGAAGTGCCATCTGAAAAAACAGATGGCACTACGTCATTAAAGCTTAACGATCTTATCCCTTTTAGAAATCATCCATTCAAGCTTTATGAAGGAGACCGATTCAATGACATGGTGGAGAGTATCAAAAACTATGGCGTGATTGTTCCCATAGTTGTAAGAAAAAAGGATGATAAGTATGAAATCTTATCTGGGCACAACAGAGTTAATGCAGCTAAAGAAGCCGGGTTAACTGAGATTCCAACGGTAATTAAAGAAGGACTCACAGAAGAAGAAGCGACACTAATTGTAACTGAAACAAACTTAATGCAACGTTCTTTTTCGGAACTTGCTTACTCTGAAAGAGCCACAGTTATTGCGACTAGACATACAGCTATGAAAAATCAAGGCGTAAGAAATGATCTGTTAGATGAGATTGAAAAGTTATCGAAAGCTCCTGATTTGTCAGCTGATTCAACTTTTCGCCCATTGGGTGTTTATGATATCCTAAAAGTACCCCAAATTCTAATTGAAAATTCCCCTAGAGGAAATATATAA
- a CDS encoding ParA family protein — protein sequence MSKIIAVASQKGGVAKSTTCRNVATILAKEGYKVLAIDTDNQASMTDCFGIEKPETLKTTLYHLMMAVMNEDDLPPKESYILNSDGVDVIPSSIEMSAIEMNLVSTMSREYVLKTITEKLRSDYDYIIVDSAPSLGLMTLNVLAACDSVLIPATPEYLSVKGLELLLQTIMKIKRRINPRITFEGILLTMFDERTNLSKNMIEMVDEAYGEHIKVFDIRIPKSVKVGEANLQSKCIVDYMPTNKAAIAYQELVKELIYNG from the coding sequence ATGAGTAAAATTATAGCTGTTGCTTCACAAAAAGGTGGAGTAGCCAAAAGTACCACATGCAGGAATGTTGCAACAATATTAGCAAAGGAGGGTTACAAGGTACTTGCAATCGATACGGACAATCAAGCATCCATGACTGACTGTTTTGGTATTGAAAAGCCGGAAACACTTAAAACGACACTATATCATTTGATGATGGCTGTTATGAATGAAGATGATCTTCCGCCAAAAGAGAGCTACATACTAAACAGTGATGGAGTGGATGTCATCCCTAGTAGTATTGAAATGTCAGCCATTGAAATGAACTTGGTCAGCACTATGAGTAGGGAATATGTCTTAAAAACAATTACAGAAAAGCTCAGATCAGATTATGACTACATCATTGTTGATTCAGCACCATCTTTAGGCTTAATGACATTAAATGTACTAGCTGCTTGTGACAGTGTATTGATTCCTGCAACACCGGAGTACCTATCAGTAAAAGGATTGGAGTTATTGCTTCAAACAATTATGAAGATAAAGCGTCGTATAAATCCAAGGATTACTTTTGAAGGCATTCTGCTAACCATGTTTGACGAAAGAACTAATCTATCTAAGAACATGATTGAAATGGTGGATGAAGCTTACGGTGAACATATCAAAGTGTTTGATATTAGAATTCCCAAGTCAGTAAAAGTTGGAGAAGCCAATCTTCAAAGTAAATGTATTGTAGATTATATGCCAACAAATAAAGCTGCTATTGCATATCAGGAACTAGTAAAGGAGTTGATTTATAATGGATAA
- a CDS encoding helix-turn-helix domain-containing protein: protein MKLTMGEKIRILLKRKNVTIIELSKRLGTTNQNMANKFKRDNFSMKELEAIAEALDCDFESYFIDKNGEKF from the coding sequence ATGAAATTAACGATGGGTGAAAAAATTCGTATTTTACTAAAAAGAAAGAATGTAACGATAATAGAACTTAGCAAAAGACTTGGCACCACAAATCAGAACATGGCAAATAAGTTCAAAAGAGATAACTTCTCTATGAAAGAATTAGAAGCGATTGCTGAAGCTTTAGATTGTGATTTTGAGAGTTATTTTATTGATAAGAATGGGGAAAAGTTCTGA
- a CDS encoding potassium/proton antiporter has product MIIILNILFVSSIVIILSIISNKFSQKIGIPSLLLFIGLGLFFGSDGIVQIQFDNYHLAEAISSTALIFIMFYGGFGTRWKTAKPVAIKSLLLSSIGVLLTALLVGFFCYFVLHIELLESFLIGAVISSTDAASVFSILKSKKLALKNQTSPMLELESGSNDPTAYMLTIIILDIMNGSTAYGKYIYVVPGQFLIGGLCALVLSYVTIKLYKNFNLRFNGLEIIYFVGMVLLSFSLPEKIGGNGYLSTYIFGIIIGNHSFKNKRVLINFFDGLTGLVQICIFFLLGLLAFPSQMPQIMFVAFFITLFLTFIARPLAIFTILKPLKCNLNQIALVSFAGIRGASSIVFAIIATVNPAYLKNDIFHIVFSIVLFSIAFQGTLLPYVAKKLKMIDEDGDVLKTFTDYQEENAIQLIRLPISHSHPWISLRIKELELPPQMLVVTIIKMNTAIIPNGNTPIEYGDIVLIAAPGYQDSINVEVNEITINNDHDWKQKQVHSIKIDSNSLIAIIKRGNDIIVPNGNTVINEDDKLVLINKFD; this is encoded by the coding sequence GTGATTATCATTCTAAATATTCTTTTTGTTTCTTCAATAGTTATTATTTTATCTATAATTAGCAATAAATTTTCACAGAAAATTGGTATCCCTAGTCTGCTCTTATTTATAGGACTCGGATTATTTTTTGGTTCAGATGGCATTGTACAAATTCAATTTGATAATTATCACTTAGCCGAAGCGATTTCTTCAACTGCGCTTATTTTTATTATGTTCTATGGTGGCTTTGGTACTAGATGGAAAACAGCCAAACCAGTGGCAATAAAGTCTCTGCTTTTGTCTTCCATTGGCGTTTTATTAACTGCTCTTCTCGTTGGCTTTTTTTGTTACTTTGTCCTCCATATAGAATTACTTGAAAGTTTTCTTATTGGCGCTGTAATAAGTTCTACTGATGCAGCCTCTGTTTTTTCCATTTTAAAATCTAAGAAACTTGCTTTAAAAAATCAAACTTCTCCAATGCTAGAATTAGAGAGTGGAAGCAATGACCCTACTGCGTATATGCTAACAATCATAATTTTAGACATAATGAATGGGTCTACAGCATATGGAAAATATATCTATGTCGTTCCAGGGCAATTTCTTATTGGGGGTTTATGTGCTCTTGTTTTGTCATATGTTACGATTAAACTATATAAAAATTTCAACTTAAGATTTAATGGATTAGAAATAATTTACTTTGTCGGTATGGTTTTATTATCTTTCTCCTTACCTGAAAAAATAGGTGGTAATGGATACTTAAGTACTTATATTTTTGGCATCATCATCGGTAATCACTCATTTAAGAATAAACGGGTTCTTATAAATTTTTTTGATGGACTTACCGGTCTTGTACAAATATGTATTTTTTTCCTTTTAGGGTTACTGGCATTTCCTTCCCAAATGCCTCAAATCATGTTTGTTGCGTTTTTTATAACCCTTTTCTTGACATTCATAGCAAGACCTCTCGCTATTTTTACAATATTAAAACCGTTGAAATGCAATTTGAATCAAATAGCATTAGTTTCATTCGCAGGAATCAGAGGAGCGTCTTCTATTGTTTTTGCTATCATTGCAACTGTAAATCCAGCTTATTTAAAGAATGATATTTTTCATATTGTATTTTCTATCGTCTTATTCTCAATTGCTTTTCAAGGAACACTCTTACCCTATGTTGCAAAGAAATTGAAGATGATTGATGAAGATGGTGACGTGTTAAAAACTTTTACCGACTACCAAGAAGAAAATGCAATCCAGTTGATTCGTCTACCTATTTCTCATAGCCATCCTTGGATATCTCTCCGGATAAAAGAGTTGGAATTACCGCCACAGATGTTAGTTGTGACAATTATTAAAATGAATACAGCAATTATTCCTAATGGGAATACTCCTATTGAATACGGTGACATTGTACTAATCGCTGCCCCTGGGTATCAAGATTCTATCAACGTAGAAGTAAATGAAATTACAATAAATAATGATCATGATTGGAAACAAAAGCAGGTACACTCAATAAAAATTGATTCAAATAGTTTGATTGCAATAATTAAGCGCGGGAATGATATAATTGTACCTAACGGTAATACAGTTATCAATGAGGATGATAAGCTAGTTCTAATCAATAAATTTGATTGA
- a CDS encoding Csac_0668 family 2Fe-2S cluster-binding (seleno)protein codes for MKVIDECCCECITQNLNRTKESCPVCNNEGVTVSRITVEHLVTDDYRNAVDGDQYKICMNEDCDVIYYNLDKEIKFLKDQVRVPIWFKKDADPKYACYCSKVTEDQVIEAVVKHGAKTVKEVNAITGAMKNSLCKENNPLGVCCHKIIQEAIDKGLTMK; via the coding sequence TTGAAAGTTATTGATGAATGTTGCTGTGAATGTATCACACAAAATTTAAATAGAACAAAGGAGAGTTGCCCTGTCTGTAATAATGAAGGAGTAACAGTTAGTAGGATAACCGTTGAACACTTGGTGACAGATGATTATCGTAATGCCGTTGATGGAGATCAATATAAGATATGCATGAATGAGGACTGCGACGTTATTTACTATAACTTAGATAAAGAAATAAAATTCTTAAAAGACCAAGTTAGGGTTCCTATCTGGTTTAAGAAAGATGCAGATCCTAAGTATGCTTGTTATTGCAGCAAAGTCACAGAAGATCAGGTAATTGAAGCAGTTGTAAAGCATGGTGCGAAAACCGTTAAAGAAGTAAATGCCATAACTGGAGCAATGAAAAATTCGCTTTGTAAGGAAAACAATCCTTTGGGGGTATGTTGTCATAAGATTATTCAGGAAGCCATTGATAAGGGATTAACCATGAAATGA
- a CDS encoding heavy metal translocating P-type ATPase, whose amino-acid sequence MTKRLWRIIIGAAVLATAVLLNLNNEWLQIALFIISYIIVGGDVVKRAVKNIFKGQVFDENFLMSIATIGAFFIGEYPEGVAVMLFYQVGELFQSYAVGKSRKSIASLMDIRPDYANVKKGDELVKVDPDEVQIGDIIVIKAGEKIPLDGKVIEGSSMIDTSALTGESVPREVEVGSDILSGCININGVITAEVTKEFGESTVSKILDLVENASSKKSNSEQFITKFARYYTPVVVIIAVFLAIIPPLVIDGATFSDWIYRALAFLVVSCPCALVISIPLSFFGGIGGASKKGILVKGSNYLEALAETEIVVFDKTGTLTKGVFNVQEIHPEGVSKEELLELTAYVESYSNHPISLSLKRAYSKEIDNGRISDVEEISGHGVIATVDGKKVMAGNIKLMKMMDIPYFKGELIGTVVHVAVNNKYIGYIVIADEVKEDSAQAIKELKAANIKQTVMLTGDNKSVGSKVAKELGLDKVYAELLPADKVEKLEELFSQKSKKGKLAFVGDGINDAPVLARADSGIAMGGLGSDAAIEAADIVIMTDEPSKIATAMKISKKTLKIAHQNIVFAIGIKIIVLILSAFGITTMWAAIFADVGVTIIAVLNAFRALNVKNL is encoded by the coding sequence ATGACAAAACGACTATGGCGAATAATTATTGGTGCAGCCGTGTTAGCTACAGCAGTATTGCTTAATTTAAATAACGAATGGTTACAGATTGCTCTCTTTATAATAAGTTACATTATTGTAGGTGGAGATGTTGTAAAAAGAGCTGTAAAAAATATTTTTAAAGGTCAAGTTTTCGATGAAAACTTTTTAATGAGTATTGCAACAATTGGTGCATTTTTTATTGGTGAGTATCCTGAAGGTGTTGCAGTTATGCTGTTTTATCAAGTTGGAGAACTGTTTCAAAGCTATGCAGTTGGCAAGTCGAGAAAGTCAATTGCAAGCCTTATGGATATTCGACCAGATTATGCAAATGTTAAAAAAGGTGATGAACTTGTCAAAGTTGACCCAGATGAAGTACAAATTGGAGATATTATTGTAATTAAAGCAGGAGAAAAAATTCCTCTTGATGGCAAGGTAATTGAGGGAAGTTCAATGATTGATACATCGGCACTAACAGGCGAATCTGTTCCTCGTGAAGTAGAAGTTGGAAGTGATATCCTAAGTGGGTGCATCAACATTAATGGGGTTATTACAGCAGAGGTTACCAAGGAATTTGGAGAATCTACTGTAAGTAAAATTCTTGATTTAGTTGAAAATGCAAGTAGTAAAAAATCCAATTCAGAACAATTTATTACGAAATTTGCGAGATATTATACACCGGTTGTGGTTATAATTGCAGTTTTTCTAGCTATTATACCGCCTCTTGTTATAGACGGGGCGACTTTTAGTGATTGGATATATAGAGCACTAGCATTCCTTGTGGTATCCTGTCCGTGTGCTTTAGTTATTTCAATTCCTTTGAGTTTCTTCGGTGGAATAGGTGGAGCCTCAAAAAAAGGTATTTTAGTCAAGGGTAGTAACTATTTAGAGGCATTAGCAGAAACTGAAATTGTTGTTTTTGATAAAACTGGAACACTAACGAAAGGTGTATTTAATGTACAGGAAATTCATCCAGAAGGAGTTTCCAAAGAAGAGCTACTAGAATTAACTGCATATGTGGAAAGCTATTCCAATCATCCGATTTCACTTTCACTGAAACGTGCATATAGCAAAGAAATAGACAATGGACGTATTTCAGATGTAGAAGAGATATCAGGTCATGGTGTTATTGCAACAGTAGATGGCAAAAAGGTTATGGCAGGAAATATCAAACTTATGAAAATGATGGATATCCCTTATTTCAAGGGAGAGCTGATCGGTACTGTTGTACATGTTGCTGTTAATAACAAATATATAGGTTACATTGTAATTGCCGATGAGGTAAAGGAAGATTCAGCACAAGCAATCAAGGAACTTAAGGCAGCTAATATTAAACAAACAGTTATGTTGACAGGTGATAATAAAAGTGTTGGTTCAAAAGTTGCTAAAGAGCTTGGTCTTGATAAGGTTTATGCAGAACTGTTGCCAGCAGACAAAGTTGAAAAACTAGAAGAATTATTTTCGCAAAAATCTAAAAAAGGTAAACTTGCTTTTGTTGGTGACGGAATCAATGATGCACCTGTATTAGCTCGTGCAGACAGTGGAATAGCAATGGGTGGTTTAGGTTCTGATGCGGCCATTGAAGCTGCTGATATTGTAATTATGACTGATGAGCCATCGAAAATTGCTACTGCAATGAAGATTTCTAAAAAGACACTAAAAATTGCACATCAAAACATAGTATTTGCAATTGGAATAAAAATAATTGTTCTTATTTTGAGTGCTTTTGGAATAACTACTATGTGGGCAGCTATATTTGCAGATGTAGGTGTAACTATCATTGCAGTATTAAATGCTTTTAGAGCTTTGAATGTAAAGAATCTATAA
- a CDS encoding cation transporter has protein sequence MKKKFILEGLDCANCAAKMEKAINELDGVKEATVNFMTTKLVIDGEDEKMPTIIAEAEKIVKKIEPDTTMKKA, from the coding sequence ATGAAAAAGAAATTTATACTTGAAGGTTTAGATTGTGCAAATTGCGCGGCAAAAATGGAAAAGGCTATTAATGAGCTTGATGGAGTGAAAGAAGCTACTGTTAACTTTATGACCACAAAACTCGTTATTGATGGTGAGGATGAAAAAATGCCAACAATAATAGCAGAGGCCGAAAAAATAGTTAAAAAAATCGAACCCGATACAACTATGAAAAAGGCTTAA
- a CDS encoding ArsR/SmtB family transcription factor, with protein MTKKFNSIERCDCNVIHEDIVNQVRDKMPQEESLYDLAELFKVFGDSTRIRILWALHEAEMCVCDIAVLLNMTQSAISHQLRVLKQANLVKNRKEGKVVYYSLVDDHVREIFDQGLIHINEK; from the coding sequence ATGACTAAAAAATTTAATTCAATTGAAAGATGTGACTGCAATGTAATTCATGAGGATATTGTAAATCAAGTTAGAGATAAAATGCCTCAAGAAGAAAGCCTTTATGATCTAGCAGAATTATTTAAAGTATTTGGAGATTCAACACGAATCAGGATATTATGGGCTTTACATGAAGCTGAAATGTGTGTTTGTGATATCGCTGTATTACTTAACATGACACAATCAGCAATTTCCCATCAGCTGAGAGTCTTAAAACAAGCTAATTTAGTGAAAAACAGAAAAGAAGGCAAAGTAGTATATTATTCATTAGTTGATGATCATGTAAGAGAAATATTTGACCAAGGTCTAATTCATATCAACGAGAAGTAG
- a CDS encoding DUF1413 domain-containing protein, protein MLDEAIKEIENLYEGEVFIFKDLFKGYVWNRIPRKDGTNVLVDVFEIF, encoded by the coding sequence CTGTTAGATGAAGCTATTAAAGAAATCGAAAACTTGTACGAAGGTGAAGTCTTTATTTTTAAGGATTTGTTTAAAGGATATGTATGGAACAGGATACCGAGAAAGGATGGTACTAATGTCTTAGTAGATGTTTTTGAGATATTTTAA
- a CDS encoding recombinase family protein — protein MVITKSISRFARNTLDCLQYIRQLKDKNISVYFEKENINTMDAKGEVLLTIMASLAQQESQSLSQNVKLGLQYRYQQGKVQVNHKRFMGYTKDEDGNLVIVPEEAEIIKRIYREYLEGQSLVGIGRGLEKDGILTAAGKPRWRPESVKKILQNEKYIGDALLQKTVTVDFLTKKRVKNEGHLPQYYVENSHEAIIPKELYLQAQEELHRRNNIYTGADKSKRIYSSKYALSAITFCGDCGDIYRRTYWNIHGRKEFVWRCVTRIEQGPEVCKNRTAKEGDLYDAVMTAINRLLAGGDNMIRTLEENIHAVIGDTTEYQISELNSLLEENQKELISLANKGKDYESLADEIDELREKRQTLLIEDASLSGENERINELIEFIRNNKYRTLRYDDTLVRKIIQNVSVYDDHFVICFKSGIEMEV, from the coding sequence ATGGTTATTACTAAATCCATCAGCCGATTTGCACGTAACACCCTAGACTGCCTTCAATATATTAGACAGCTCAAGGATAAGAACATATCCGTTTATTTTGAAAAAGAGAACATCAACACCATGGATGCCAAAGGTGAGGTTTTACTAACCATTATGGCCTCTTTAGCACAACAGGAAAGCCAGAGCCTTTCACAAAACGTTAAGCTTGGGCTACAGTACCGATACCAACAAGGAAAGGTACAGGTCAACCACAAACGGTTTATGGGCTACACCAAAGATGAAGATGGCAACTTAGTCATTGTTCCCGAGGAAGCTGAGATTATTAAACGCATCTACCGAGAATACCTTGAAGGTCAGAGCCTAGTGGGCATTGGTCGAGGTCTTGAAAAGGATGGTATTTTAACAGCAGCAGGAAAACCAAGATGGCGACCAGAATCAGTTAAAAAAATCCTCCAAAATGAAAAATACATCGGAGATGCCCTTCTGCAAAAGACTGTTACGGTAGATTTTCTAACCAAGAAACGAGTGAAGAACGAAGGGCATCTTCCCCAGTATTATGTAGAAAATAGCCATGAGGCCATCATTCCAAAGGAGCTTTATTTGCAGGCTCAGGAAGAGCTTCATCGCAGAAACAATATCTACACGGGCGCAGACAAAAGCAAAAGAATTTACAGTAGCAAATACGCTTTGAGTGCCATCACCTTCTGTGGAGATTGTGGCGATATTTATAGGAGAACCTATTGGAATATTCATGGCAGAAAAGAATTTGTTTGGCGATGCGTTACAAGAATTGAACAAGGCCCCGAAGTATGTAAGAACCGAACAGCAAAAGAAGGTGATCTATATGATGCCGTTATGACAGCCATTAATAGGTTACTTGCCGGTGGAGATAACATGATTAGAACACTGGAAGAAAATATTCATGCAGTAATCGGTGACACTACAGAGTATCAAATTTCAGAACTTAACAGCTTGCTTGAAGAAAATCAGAAAGAACTAATCAGCCTAGCCAATAAGGGAAAAGACTATGAATCCCTTGCAGATGAGATTGATGAGCTGCGTGAAAAACGTCAGACACTCCTTATTGAAGATGCATCCTTGAGTGGTGAGAATGAGAGAATCAACGAGCTGATAGAATTTATCCGCAATAACAAATACCGTACTCTGAGATATGATGATACCCTAGTAAGGAAGATTATCCAGAATGTTAGTGTTTATGATGACCACTTTGTAATATGCTTTAAATCTGGAATTGAAATGGAAGTATGA
- the arsA gene encoding arsenical pump-driving ATPase gives MTKDFNPQNINLTKYMFYTGKGGVGKTSTACATAVTLADSGKKVLLISTDPASNLQDVFNTELNNKGVSIKEVPNLVVANLDPVQAATEYRETVIGPYRGKLPDAVLNNMEEQLSGSCTVEIAAFNEFSKFITDEEIQTKYDNIIFDTAPTGHTLRMLQLPSAWDNFISENTHGASCLGQLSGLESQKEVYKKAVATLADGALTTLVLVSRPETAPLTEAERASVELADIGVKNQMLIINGVMTSHDDKISESLFQKQQKALSDMPEKLKPIDTYLVPLRGYNVTGVENIRSLLIKDNLTVSDEIIKAHSIPGLKDVIEDLHNSNKKVIFAMGKGGVGKTTIAAAIALGLSEKGKKVHLTTTDPAAHLKYVIAETEGISMSHIDEQAELKKYQEEVLSKARETMSDDDLAYVEEDLRSPCTQEIAVFRAFAEIVEKAENEVVVIDTAPTGHTLLLLESTQSYNQEIERSKGDIPESAKKLLPRLHNADETEVIIVTLPEATPVYEAMRLEEDLRRAGINNKWWIINSSLYQTGTTNQMLSAKASNEIEWMNKVDAHANGNFAVIPWNPDEIKGESLKALLD, from the coding sequence ATGACTAAAGATTTTAATCCGCAAAATATCAATTTGACAAAATATATGTTTTATACAGGGAAAGGTGGAGTCGGAAAGACTTCCACTGCTTGTGCTACAGCCGTTACTCTTGCTGATAGTGGCAAGAAGGTACTTTTAATAAGTACTGATCCAGCATCTAATTTACAAGATGTTTTTAATACTGAACTTAATAACAAAGGTGTTTCAATTAAAGAGGTACCAAACCTTGTTGTTGCAAATCTTGATCCGGTTCAGGCAGCAACAGAATACAGAGAGACTGTAATAGGGCCATATAGAGGCAAGCTTCCAGATGCTGTACTAAATAATATGGAGGAACAACTTTCAGGTTCCTGCACTGTTGAAATTGCAGCGTTTAATGAGTTTTCCAAATTCATCACTGATGAGGAGATTCAAACAAAATATGATAACATCATTTTTGATACGGCACCTACGGGACATACGCTTAGAATGTTACAACTTCCTTCTGCATGGGACAATTTTATTAGTGAGAACACCCACGGTGCATCCTGTTTAGGCCAGCTTTCAGGGCTTGAAAGCCAGAAAGAGGTTTATAAAAAGGCTGTTGCAACCTTGGCTGATGGAGCACTAACAACTCTCGTGTTGGTTTCACGTCCAGAAACAGCACCATTAACAGAAGCGGAAAGAGCATCAGTTGAGCTTGCAGATATTGGTGTAAAAAATCAAATGTTGATTATAAATGGTGTTATGACATCTCATGATGACAAAATATCAGAAAGTTTATTTCAGAAGCAGCAAAAGGCCCTTTCTGATATGCCAGAAAAATTGAAACCAATAGATACCTATTTGGTGCCGTTAAGAGGATATAATGTTACAGGAGTTGAAAATATAAGGTCATTGTTAATTAAAGATAACTTAACAGTAAGTGATGAAATAATCAAGGCACATTCAATCCCTGGACTTAAGGACGTTATTGAGGATCTTCACAACAGTAATAAGAAAGTTATTTTTGCGATGGGTAAAGGCGGTGTAGGAAAAACAACAATCGCTGCTGCCATTGCTTTAGGACTATCTGAGAAAGGTAAAAAAGTCCATTTGACTACAACTGACCCTGCTGCCCATCTAAAATATGTCATTGCCGAAACCGAGGGCATCAGCATGAGCCATATTGATGAGCAAGCTGAGCTTAAAAAGTATCAAGAAGAAGTACTTTCCAAGGCTAGAGAAACCATGTCTGATGATGATTTAGCTTATGTTGAAGAGGATTTAAGATCACCTTGTACACAGGAAATTGCGGTATTTAGAGCGTTTGCTGAAATAGTAGAAAAAGCTGAAAACGAGGTGGTAGTCATTGATACAGCTCCTACAGGACATACACTTCTGTTGCTGGAATCCACCCAAAGCTACAATCAGGAAATCGAACGTTCAAAGGGGGACATCCCGGAGTCCGCAAAAAAACTGTTGCCTAGACTTCATAATGCTGATGAGACAGAAGTTATTATTGTAACTCTGCCAGAAGCTACACCGGTTTACGAAGCAATGCGATTAGAAGAAGACTTGAGACGTGCTGGAATTAATAATAAATGGTGGATCATTAACTCATCACTATACCAGACAGGAACAACAAATCAGATGCTTTCAGCAAAGGCAAGCAATGAGATTGAATGGATGAACAAGGTTGACGCACATGCAAATGGAAACTTTGCCGTAATCCCTTGGAATCCTGATGAAATAAAAGGTGAAAGCTTAAAAGCTTTGTTAGACTAA
- the arsD gene encoding arsenite efflux transporter metallochaperone ArsD, producing the protein MKKITIYEPAMCCPTGLCGVSVDPELLRISTVSNNLKKKGIEIERHNLTNSPMKFMTNKTVNKMINEKGVDELPFTLVDEEVAIVGRYPTNQEIADFLNISVDSFDEEPTTDK; encoded by the coding sequence ATGAAAAAGATAACAATATATGAACCTGCCATGTGTTGCCCGACTGGCCTCTGCGGAGTTAGCGTTGACCCTGAGCTATTAAGAATTTCGACTGTATCGAACAACTTAAAGAAGAAAGGCATAGAAATTGAGCGACACAATTTAACGAACTCACCGATGAAGTTTATGACCAACAAAACAGTCAACAAAATGATTAATGAAAAAGGTGTCGATGAATTGCCGTTCACTCTTGTAGATGAAGAAGTGGCAATTGTTGGTAGGTATCCAACGAATCAGGAAATTGCAGATTTTCTTAATATTTCTGTTGATTCCTTTGATGAAGAGCCAACGACAGACAAATAA